The following are from one region of the Nicotiana tomentosiformis chromosome 7, ASM39032v3, whole genome shotgun sequence genome:
- the LOC138895771 gene encoding uncharacterized protein: protein MNTFQYNGVSQDAVYLREFHFTLKDDAKHWLRSLPNGSITTWDEMTRKFLDRYFSSAKTSKFRREIHNFCQNETKTVFEAWERFKEIVRKCQHNGIELWMQLQDFWDGLTPAAHRILSNVAGSPLMKKTPKKIVTILDVLSEDANQWPSEIAERRRSTGVHQVDANTSVQVQLVAMDKEIRKMTLASIHSEPHVACDICERRHPTHECQASIEEVNVVRNYNFNAMGQKHPDISWSSPGGTANAWQQNNPRFQGQGAPGFVNQLRLQFQPQHSTQPGLEDLMKSFIVKTDERLDAHGSVIKELGTGLRNLEKQVGQIAIVLSERIPGILPVDTERNPKETVNVVTLRSGQVLKDPTPIQKEVVLENESGGQLKMKLIRRRKARRELRKRRRKLQEGRNLKRASTFLLYPFPKSCIENSRYAETS, encoded by the coding sequence atgaacacctttcaatacaatggtgtttcacaagatgcagtttacttaagAGAATTCCACTTCACTCTCAAAGACGATGCAAAacactggcttcgaagcttgcctaatggatcgattacaacatgggatgagatgactagaaaatttcttgacagatatttctcatcagctaagactagcaagtttagaagagaaattcataacttttgccagaaCGAGACTAAAACTGTGTTTGAAgcctgggagaggtttaaggagatagtacgaaagtgtcaacataacggtattgaactctggatgcaactccaggacttttgggatggattgacacccgCCGCTCACAGAATATTAAGCAATGTAGCTGGAagcccgttgatgaagaagactccaaagaagatagtcacaattctagatgtgttatctgaagatgcaaatcagtggccctctgagattgctgaaagaagaagatcaactggtgttcaccaagttgatgctaacacgTCTGTGCAGGTACAGCTTGTTGCCATGGACAAAGAAATAAGGAAGATGACCTTAGCTTCAATACACAGTGAGCCCCATGTAGCGTGTGATATATGTGAAAGaagacaccctactcatgagtgtcaagcctcaattgaggaagttaatgttgttagaaattataacttcaatgcaatgggtcagaagcatcCCGatatttcatggagttcaccagggggtactgcaaatgcatggcaacaaaataatcCCAGATTTCAAGgacaaggagctcctggttttgtgAATCAGCTGAGGCTGCAGTTCCAGCCTCAACATTCCACTCAGCCTgggctagaagatctaatgaagtccttcattgtcaagacagatgagagattagatgctcatggttcagTTATCAAAGAACTTGGTACTGGTTTGCGAAAtttggagaagcaagtgggacaaattgcaattGTACTGTCTGAGAGAATCCCAGGTATTCTACCAGTTGACACtgaaagaaatcccaaagaaacagtaaatgttgtgaccttgagaagcgggcaagtgttgaaagatcccactccaatCCAAAAAGAGGTTGTTCTTGAAAATGAAAGTGGGGGGCAGCTGaaaatgaagttgataagaagaagaaaggcaagaagggagctgagaaaaagaaggagaaaacttcaagaagggaggaatctaaAGAGAGCGAGCACATTCCTGCTCTACCCTTTCCCCAAAAGCTGTATAGAGAATTCTAGATATGCTGAGACAAGTTAA